The Vespula vulgaris chromosome 2, iyVesVulg1.1, whole genome shotgun sequence genome has a segment encoding these proteins:
- the LOC127061876 gene encoding uncharacterized protein LOC127061876 isoform X2, giving the protein MTWSFEWSTLGVLIILLLNCGTSRSITSLNEPILLKVIVPASHVALSGDLTVFILESSQEIFSTIPTEVQTEKEIAEEENSTESFASTTDNPLILRVLFLDGLTSELIGEFPLDTLPQKGENVTLTIPCGFFSRGGTYTLQLQYKLSTVPTKITDIADLSTIQMSNALDVKWPTPSLFLERQKFTTYPNEPISATLRYNEISCEPSEKVPAAAYTLQLIYCGSSTVACDPQNKSRVQVLYHDEIKGFPTQKHILLRCEYFGLAGDYALRLKASPVNPNAPTTSAYIKVDWSEEFVFSVHARSIYPCEGSGGVPVIFEYPSCRLQGDRVRVYGRLRADVRSLAPPSTLHYIAELKAMPGKHTLTFECDIFTEKFIEYCFVYVSQAITGAMAEVKLSCIPTFPLQENDAGGWGPWSPWTPCSSSCIGGIRNRYRFCDTPPPRYGAKFCQGKAVETESCGGSQWLDLRDTWNMADWECHHGAELAAIRPEVTAQIGVKCRCGCLITLGEENSRKILAANTQACPGRSFWLVEARPNFVVRLHVDQAQFPCPGQYFRVRDGDSLSADLLTDIAFDKSLPPTRTVISTGEHLLLEFSSDEITAAGESCVGGFLAHAVILYKPQEGNQTLMSVPFKRNSTSVVGEWIFWMTPAHLAAASLLMLIFFVSISLALQFAFKYRKYHIAEDLDNLSEYSVYSDSGPSTMRREKKTLSSATLISEVVSLVGLSRRGTPNHTKLENTSCGAEEDYDSSETQAEYEDDTTAESVSSKDITESVSFMSNIVFVGQPEVKYARPVKLRTLGLQSPTSDQDSTTDESKIQIASDDNTNNAKLCQYNPSNALQGKEFSPVRIYSNVPTLRTGKETKDRRNRERLLHGPGSEFSLINPEMDLELDYYDYNVANAGAAPGSYLGMDPAFLVWIPPLLSTDSDIIPMENVDGRLMEGQLGREGLMLDTEGATLTPSEYRRMKMLRAGESKSNLGNCPNVDQPDEDSLKRCDSKGNILSDEDSYDGKEMLIERLLPIHRILEDSRIRVSEESLSGQALRDRTILQNIIPNRLYESSTAISKTESDISPEKAADQSMVEHKQANLPNSSKDNNRSGMTNINSVDKKVGQVEDKDRNIKSPLSVKRNRHDTSYSKLLSYIGHKPKVSTIQDEKKNEELFVGDEKKSEQNTEKAKDNEKSKSLLSNLDLRNVVQYKYKDFTHFTQPSENEKNLDIVNIPMMEFSRGCLKSPVKVHRQVDKKRIVLPQEDVLSPDYGVETDMKDESHESFYDLIRESENEIKYADEDDEYIDNKAST; this is encoded by the exons ATGACTTGGTCATTTGAATGGTCAACGCTAGGAGTATTGATTATTCTTCTCCTTAACTGTG GTACATCAAGATCAATCACGAGCCTCAACGAGCCAATTTTACTGAAAGTCATAGTTCCTGCATCTCACGTTGCATTGTCAGGCGATCTCACagtttttatattagaatCGTCACAGGAAATATTTTCCACGATTCCCACCGAAGTTCAAACGGAAAAGGAAATTgctgaagaagaaaatagtacTGAAAGTTTCGCTTCAACGACGGATAATCCTCTCATTTTAAG GGTATTATTTCTGGATGGCCTCACGTCAGAATTAATCGGTGAATTTCCATTGGATACTTTGCCGCAAAAGGGTGAAAATGTTACTCTAACGATACCATGTGGATTTTTTTCAAGAGGAGGCACTTATACTTTGCAACTTCAATATAAACTTTCGACAGTACCGACGAAGATAACAGATATCGCTGATTTGTCTACCATTCAG ATGAGCAATGCCTTAGACGTAAAATGGCCAACACCATCTCTCTTTTTGGAACGTCAAAAATTCACAACTTATCCGAACGAACCGATTTCAGCAACATTAAGATACAATGAGATCTCTTGCGAGCCTTCCGAAAAGGTCCCAGCTGCAGCATATactttacaattaatttattgcGGTTCCAGTACAGTTGCCTGTGATCCACAAAACAAAAGTCGTGTCcaa GTCCTTTATCACGATGAAATAAAGGGATTTCCAACACAAAAGCATATTCTTCTACGTTGCGAATATTTTGGACTTGCCGGTGATTATGCTCTTAGACTGAAAGCATCTCCAGTTAATCCTAATGCGCCAACAACAAGTGCATACATTAAA gTTGATTGGTCCGAAGAGTTCGTCTTTAGTGTCCATGCACGATCGATTTATCCCTGCGAAGGATCAGGAGGAGTGCCAGTTATATTCGAATATCCATCTTGCCGGCTACAAGGGGACCGTGTGCGAGTTTATGGTCGCCTTAGGGCCGATGTTCGATCGCTTGCACCACCTTCCACCCTTCATTATATAGCGGAGCTAAAAGCTATGCCGGGAAAGCACACATTGACTTTCGAATGCGACATTTTTACGGAAAAATTCATCGAGTATTGTTTCGTTTATGTCAGTCAGGCCATCACAGGGGCGATGGCCGAGGTGAAACTCTCTTGTATCCCTACCTTTCCCCTTCAAG AAAACGATGCTGGTGGTTGGGGACCATGGAGTCCGTGGACACCGTGCAGCAGTTCTTGCATCGGTGGAATTCGCAATCGTTATAGATTTTGTGACACTCCTCCGCCGAGATACGGTGCTAAATTTTGTCAA gGAAAAGCCGTCGAGACGGAATCCTGTGGTGGTTCTCAATGGCTCGATTTACGAGATACATGGAATATGGCTGATTGGGAATGTCACCATGGTGCTGAATTAGCAGCTATACGACCGGAAGTTACCGCACAGATCGGAGTAAAGTGTCGTTGTGGATGTTTAATCACTCTTGGAGAGGAGAACTCGAGAAAAATTCTAGCAGCTAATACACAAGCCTGTCCTGGCCGATCGTTTTGGCTGGTAGAG GCAAGGCCAAACTTTGTAGTCAGACTGCACGTAGATCAAGCACAGTTTCCATGTCCAGGGCAATATTTTCGTGTCCGTGATGGTGATTCATTGAGCGCGGATCTTCTAACAGATATAGCTTTTGATAAGTCTCTTCCTCCAACGAGAACAGTTATTTCTACCGGTGAACATTTACTATTGGAGTTCTCAAGTGACGAAATAACAGCAGCTGGTGAATCTTGCGTCGGTGGTTTCTTAGCTCATGCTGTTATTCTTT ATAAGCCACAAGAAGGGAATCAAACGTTAATGTCGGTGCCTTTTAAACGTAATTCCACGTCTGTTGTTGGTGAATGGATATTTTGGATGACACCTGCCCACTTAGCTGCAGCGTctttattaatgttaatatttttcgtatcTATTTCTCTAGCATTGCAATTTGCctttaaatatagaaaataccATATCGCCGAAGATTTGGATAATTTGAGCGAATACTCCG tatatAGCGACTCTGGACCAAGCACAATGAGACGCGAGAAGAAGACTTTATCTTCCGCAACTTTGATCTCTGAAGTCGTTTCTTTGGTTGGATTGTCCAGAAGAGGTACACCGAATCATACGAAGCTCGAGAACACATCCTGCGGAGCAGAAGAAGACTATGATAGTTCCGAGACTCAAGCGGA gTACGAGGACGATACTACTGCGGAATCAG TTTCTAGCAAGGACATTACCGAGAGCGTATCTTTCATGTCGAATATCGTTTTTGTTGGTCAGCCTGAAGTGAAGTATGCTCGACCTGTGAA ATTACGAACGCTAGGATTACAAAGTCCTACGTCCGATCAAGATTCAACGACAGATGAGAGTAAAATTCAAATTGCATCAGATGATAATACGAATAATGCAAAGCTTTGTCAATATAATCCAAGTAATGCTTTGCAAGGCAAG GAATTTTCCCCGGTACGAATCTATTCGAACGTCCCTACTTTGCGTACcgggaaagaaacgaaagatcgtCGAAATCGGGAACGTCTGCTTCACGGACCAGGATCGGAATTCAGTCTAATTAATCCCGAGATGGACCTGGAGTTGGATTACTATGACTACAATGTTGCGAACGCAGGAGCCGCTCCAGGTTCCTATCTGGGTATGGACCCAGCTTTCTTAGTCTGGATACCACCGTTGTTGTCTACGGATTCTGATATCATTCCCATGGAAAATGTAGACGGTCGTTTGATGGAAGGACAACTAGGAAGGGAAGGACTGATGCTAGACACGGAAGGTGCGACTTTAACTCCCAGCGAGTatagaagaatgaaaatgttGAGAGCTGGCGAATCCAAATCCAATCTAGGCAATTGTCCTAATGTCGACCAACCTGATGAGGACTCCTTAAAAAGATGCGATTCTAAGGGAAACATTCTCTCGGATGAGGATTCATACGATGGTAAGGAAATGCTGATCGAACGACTACTTCCTATTCATCGAATACTCGAGGATTCTAGAATCAGGGTGAGCGAGGAATCGTTATCCGGACAAGCACTTAGAGATAGAACGATACTTCAGAATATTATTCCGAATCGACTCTACGAGAGTTCAACGGCGATTTCGAAAACCGAATCGGATATTTCTCCGGAAAAGGCTGCCGATCAATCGATGGTTGAACACAAACAAGCGAATCTTCCGAATTCGTCGAAAGATAATAATCGGAGTGGCATGACAAACATCAATAGTGTAGATAAAAAAGTCGGTCAGGTAGAAGACAAAGATAGGAATATAAAGTCACCTTTGAGCGTTAAACGAAATCGTCATGATACGAGTTACTCCAAATTGTTGTCATACATTGGACACAAACCCAAGGTTAGTACTATTCAggacgagaaaaagaacgaagaactGTTCGTcggggatgaaaaaaaaagcgagcAAAATACGGAGAAAGCAAAGGACAACGAGAAGTCCAAATCGTTGCTTTCAAATTTGGATTTAAGAAACGTTGTGCAATACAAGTACAAAGATTTCACGCATTTCACTCAACCAagcgaaaacgaaaagaatttagatattgtaaatattccTATGATGGAATTTTCGCGAGGATGTTTAAAATCTCCGGTAAAAGTTCATAGACAGGTAGATAAGAAAAGGATAGTTTTGCCTCAGGAAGACGTTCTAAGTCCTGATTATGGAGTGGAAACGGACATGAAGGATGAATCACACGAGTCTTTCTACGATTTAATTCGAGAGTCCGAAAACGAAATCAAATATGCAGACGAGGACGATGagtatatcgataataaagcCAGTACATAA